The genomic segment AGACAGTGAACTCACAAACAAGAGGGGAATATCTTTTAATGCATCAATTTTTTTTATTCTTCTGCAGGTTTCAAATCCATCAATACCAGGCATAAGAATATCCATTAAAATAATATCAGGTATGGTTTCTTCTAATAATTCAAGAGCATCCTCACCTGACTGGGCTACAAGAACAGTAAAACCAATGCCAGCCAGATATTCATAAAGAACCCCCAGATTTTCAGGTGTATCATCAACAATTAAAATTGTTGCTTTTCTGATATGATCTTTATTCATGGTCTGTATCTAAATATCCTTTAATTTTCTCACGAATTTCTTTTATCTGAAACGACAGTGCCAGTTTACCCATTTCCTTTGCAAAAAGAGCATACTGGACATCTTTTGCCTGAATCTCATCAATTTTTTGGCGGATTTTCATAATGTCCCCGTTTCTTGTATATTGGTAAATAGACTCAAGGTCTGATCTTCCAGGAAGAACCAGTTTTAAATTATCAGAAATGCAGTCTGGTTCTCTGCATATATTTTCCCCATAAATCCACTCAAGTTCCAGGCAGGTTTCCAAGGCTTTAAAAACCTCATCAAAATCAACAGGTTTTCGTATAAAATCATCAAAATTGCTTTTAGATATTATCTCCTGGTGTGAAAGGGATGTACTTGCAGAAACAGCAATTATTTTAACATTCTTTAATTGATTTGATTTTCTCATTAAACGGACTGCTTCAAATCCATCCATGACAGGCATGACAAGATCAATTAAAACAAGATCAGGCATAAATTCATATGCCAGGTCAAGCCCGTCTCTTCCGTTTACAGCTTCAACAACTTCAAAACCCAGGGGAAGCAGCAGGCCCATTAATACACTGCGGTTTTCCAATAAATCGTCAATTACCAGGATTTTTTTCTTTTTTCCTTTAAAACCGGTTATGGAACGGTTTTCAATGATTCTCATTTCATCAGGATCAGATACTTCAGGAAGTTCCAGGTCAAAACTAAACACACTTCCTTTGTCTTGTTCACTTTGTACATTTAATTCACCGCCCATAAGCCTGACAAGTTTCCGGCTTATGGACAGACCGAGTCCTGTTCCTTCAATTGTCCTGGCATGTCTGCCAACCTGCTTGAAAGGTAAAAAAATATTTTCCAGATCATCCTGTGCAATCCCAATACCTGAATCTGAAACCTTAAAGAATATTCTCGAGCCTGATTTAAACACATGAAACGCTACTTCGCCTTTATGTGTAAATTTAACAGCATTGCTTAAAAGATTAAGCAAAACCTGTCCCAGTCTTTTTTCATCACCCCGGACAGTCTGGGGAATATCTTGTGCAATATCTGCGTGAAATTCAATATTCTTTTTTTCAGCATGAACCTTAATCATATTAACAACAGAATTGAGAAAAACAGATAAATAAAAATCAGAGCTGTTAATTTCCATTTTTCTGGCTTCTATTTTTGAAAGATCCAGAATTTCATTTATCAGGTTCAAAAGATGTTTACCACTGCGTTCAATTACATCAATACCTGATTTCTGAGGACTTGTAAGACATCCATCCATTTTCAGGATTTGTGCATATCCCAGGATACCATTTAAAGGGGTACGAAGTTCATGGCTCATATTGGCAAGAAAATCGCTTTTTGCCTGGTTGGCAGTATCTGCTGCTTTTCTTGCCTTGTTTATTTCCTCTTTTGCCTGTTTGAGTTTATTATATTTTCTTGAATTATCAATTGCCAGGCCTAATACCTGAGTAATACTGAGGGCTAAATTAAGATAATGATGCCTGTATTCAGGAAAAGTAAATTCATGTATTTTAATAATGCCAATTGGTTCATTAATATGCTTGATTTTAAGGAAAAAACCTTTTTGGGAATCTGCCCATACATAATCAATATCTGAATTAATTAATTCCTGTATTTCTTGTTCCTGGTGTAAAAAATTCTTATCCAAATACTCTTTTTGATCAAAAGCCCCTTGAACAACAGGAAAATAAATGAGCTGGGCAGGAGCGCAGAGAATGGTAAAAACTTCATAAATTCCTTTAATAACATCAGATTCGGACTCAATAGAGGATATCCTGTTTAACATGTTGTGCATCATGGCATAATCAGCCAGTTTTTTCTTTGTATCTAAAAGCTCTGATCTGAGTTTTTCAATATCTTCATAATTCATCATTTCTCACATTCAGGCAAAATTATTTTGAATGGGATATTTACCCCATTTATGAACTGCATTGGATATGGCATACAAAACTTCATCCTTTACCTGGAAAGGTATTTCTCCATGATTATCAGTAAGGATAAAGCCTCCGCCGTGTGCTGCCCTGGAAATAACCTGTTTGACTTTTTGTTCAGCAGTTTCAGGTGTCCATCCTGCCATTTCTATGCCGTTTAAATTACCCATAACACTGACCTTGTTTTTGCACATGGATTTTATTTGACCAATATCTTCATCACAGCTCACGGCAATAGCAGCAGTTCCTGTTTTAACAATATCATTGATAATGGAAATACTCCTTCCTGAAGCCATATGGGTTGCGGCCGGGCCCTGTATTCCGGCAAGTGTTCTTTTTGCAATTTTAAAACCTGTTTTTAAATACATATCCCTAGTGGTAATGGTTGATGATGAAACAGGGTCAAAATAACATATGGCTGCTGCACCTGCCTGTAATTGTGCATTTGCCCATTTAATGCAGAACTTTTCATTTATTTTCATCAACTGCTGAAAAAGTTCATGATTTTCATACATAAGTTTTATATATCTGTTAAACCCCAGCTGCATTACAGGAAGGGAAAAAGGTGATATAGCCACACCTATAATGGGAACCTTGTCTGCTGCCTTTGACTTGAGTATCTTAATTGTTTCAAGAACCTTTATCAGGCAGGGAGTTTCGGCAATTTCAGGAACCTCAAGATTTTTTATATCTGAAATTTTGCGGATAAAAGGTTGACCTGAATTAGGAGGCCCGTCATCAGAATAGATCACCTCAGCACCCCAGGCTTCAACTTCCAGAGAACCGTAAAAAAAGGCAGAAAGACAGTCATTATCATATTTTTCAAGCAGGCAGAGCTGGCCCTGTGCAACATATTCTGGTTTTGAAAAATACTCTTTGATAGAAATGCCCAGTTCTTTGGCTCCGTGCATGGTTGGCAGCAGGAACAAGGGAACACGGTCGGGTTCTTTATGGGAAAGTGCTGTCAAAACCCTTTGCATTGGTGTCATGGTGTTTCTATTCATTGTAACTCCTTTGTCATCTTTTTTACAATTTTTAAACCTTCAAAAGCTGTCATACCCACAGCATCAGCGCCTATTTGTTTCCACAAATCTGTATCAAAACGAAAAGGTGCCCCGCCTACTGCAATTTTAATATCCATACCAAGATTATCCATTTTTGATCTTAAATCTTTAATATGCAGGGCAGAAGGCAGCATCAAGGTTGAAATAAGTAAAATACGGATTTTATTATCCCTGATTTTTTGTATAAGCTCCTCAGCATATACCCCCTGTCCAAAATCATGAACATAAAAACCGCCGGATTTAAGAATGGATTTAACAATCTGTTTGCCCAGAATATGAAAATCTTCAAAAGTAACAATCCCTATTGGTATGGATTTATCTTTTGACATATCAAGATCAGGGAAAAAAGAATTAACCAGTTCTTCACATATAATGCCGCTCATATATATCTGAGACAGGGCAGTTTCCCCTTTTTCCCACTTTTCTCCTATTCTATCCAGGACAGGACAGATGATTTTATCTGAAATATCAACAGGTGTATTCTCCTTTAATGATTCAGTCAGGAGATGAGCTGCTGCCAGACGGTCAACAGATAAAAGACTGTGTTCAAATTTATCAAGTATTTTGTTAATGTTATCCATGAGAATATCCCTAATAAAATAAAGAGTTATTTAGACAAAAAGAAAAACAGCCATGATCTGAGTTTGTCAAAGAATCAAAGGTAAATTAGATTGATTGCTATATATATGTTTTTTATTCATAGTTCAATATTCAATTGAGACAAAAGGATTTGATCCTGATTTGATTTATTATTCGATTTATGCTATTATTTTCAAAATCAGTTTTTTATCTTTTTATAAATAACCTGATTAAAAATATATTATAACAAATTAAACTATTTAAGGATAAGAGTTTTGATTTTAGCTATTGGTGAAATTTTATATGACATATTTCCAAAATACCGCTGTATCGGCGGAGCGCCTTTTAATTTTGCCTATCATCTGAAAAATCTTGGATTTGACATTCATTTTATATCAAGAACAGGCCGGGATGAACCTGGTGAATCAATACTTTCATATATTGAAAATTCAGGATTTGATCCTGGTGATATTCAGATTGATAATCAGCATGATACCGGCAGGGTTATTGTTAAACTGGATGATAAGGGTATTCCAAATTTTAATATTATACCTGATGCTGCCTATGATTATATTGCATTAGATGAAAAACTGCTCAACCTGCTTAATTTGGGGCCTGATCTCATATATTTCGGTTCCCTGATTCAGCGCACAAAACACGGATTTAATGAACTGCACAGCATACTTGACAAAAAACATGAAAAAACCCGCTGTTTTTATGATATGAATCTGCGGCCTGGCTGTTACAAACCCTCTATTATCAGGAGTTCTCTTGAAAAAGCAGATATTCTTAAACTTAATGATGATGAACTTGCAACAGCAGGGGAACTGCTGGAGATTAAACAGACAGGGCATGATCTTGTTAAAGAAATAATGAATATTTTCAATATTTCAACAATTGCATTGACACTTGGTGCCAGGGGAAGTGCTTTATATATTGACCAGAATTATTATAAAGCAGAACCCCGGAAAGCCAAAAAAATTATTGATACTGTGGGTGCAGGTGATGCTTATGCTGCAATACTGGCAGAAGGTATTCTCAGGTTCAGGAAACCTGAGATTCTTATAGACAGAGCTGCCAGGCTTTCAGCAAAAATCTGCGGAATAAAAGGGGCGCTTCCCCTGGAAAATAATTTTTATGAAGATTTCAAATAAATCTATCATCTATCAAGAGCTGTCAAGGAAGGAATCATGAAAAAAAAAGGTTTATACATACAAATGTTCAGTATTCACGGTCTGTTACGCGCAGAAAATATGGAAATGGGACGCGATGCAGATACAGGGGGACAGATTAATTATGTTGTGGAACTTGCACGGGCACTTTCACAAATAAAAAATGTCAGGCAGATTGATCTTTTTACACGCCTGATTTCCGATAAAACAGTTTCAGAAGACTATTCCCGGCCGGTTGAACAGGTAAATGAAAAATTCCGTATAGTCAGAATACGATGCGGAGGACTTAAATATATCCGCAAAGAACTGCTGTGGCCCCATCTGGATGAATATGTTGACAAAACAATAAGCTTTATAAAAAAAGAAAACATGCTGCCAGATATAGTCCATGGTCATTATCCTGATGCCGGATATATTGCAATGGAACTGGCTCAGATGTTTGGAATTCCTTTTATATATACAGGCCATTCCCTGGGAAGGGTAAAAAAGCAAAAACTCCTGGCTCAGGGAATGAAAGAAGCTGATATTATAAAAAAATTCAGGATTGATACCAGGATTGAAAAAGAAGAAGATATCCTGGAATTTGCAGATATGGTAATTACCAGCACTAACCAGGAAATTAAAGAACAATACGGCATGTATAGAAATAAGGACCTGCCGTCATACATATTGATTCCTCCTGGACTGGATATTGAAAAATTTTATCCCTATTATCATGATCTTCTGCCGGAAAATGAAAAAGACGAAGATGCCATGTATGCCAAGGCATCGGTTATAAAAGAGCTTGACCGCTTTTTTACATACCCGGACAAACCCCTTATACTGTCTATCTGCCGCCCTGATAAGCGGAAAAATATCCAGGGACTAGTCAAGGCTTATGGTGAAGATAAAGAACTGCAGCTTATGGCTAACCTGGCGATTTTTGCAGGAATCCGCAAGGATATTGTGCAAATGGAAGAAAATGAAAAAAATGTTTTAACAGAAATGCTTCTTTTAATGGATAAATATGATCTTTATGGAAAAATGGCTATCCCCAAAAAACACAATTTTCAACATGAAGTTCCTGAGCTTTACAGGATAACAGGCACCAAAAGAGGAGTTTTTATCAACCCTGCCCTGACTGAACCTTTTGGACTTACCCTGCTTGAAGCATCTGCTGCTGGCGTTCCCATTGTAGCTACTAATGACGGAGGGCCTAATGATATAATAAAAAACTGTCAAAATGGACTATTAGTTGATCCAGAAGATACAAAAGCCATTGCCGGGGCATTAAAAAAAATTATTACTGAACCTGATAAATGGGATGTTTATTCAAAAAACGGTATCCAAAATGTAAGAAAATTTTATACCTGGTTATATCATGGAGAACAATATTTAAAACAAATTGAAAAACTTTTTTCAAAAATAAAAGAACCCGGGATTGAAAAAACCAGGCATTTAAATCCTATTGGAAAAAGACTGGCATCACTTAATCATTTTATTGTAAGTGATATTGACAACACCTTAATCGGGGAACATAACCCGGGCCTTGAAGAACTAATAAAACTTTTAGACCAGGAAAAAAATCGTATTGGATTTGCAGTTGCAACAGGCAGAACTGTAAATTCTGCTGTTGAATATCTTCAAGAACATAATGTGCCTGTTCCTGACATAGTAATATCTTCTGTGGGAAGTGAAATATATTATGGAAAAATTCTTCATTATGACAAAGGCTGGGAAACCCACATAAGCAGCAAATGGAAAAGGGACAGGATATTTAATCTTTTAAAACAATTTGATTTCCTGGAATACCAGGAAGAATCCTGCCAGCGCCAGTTCAAGATCAGCTATAACATGGAACCAGGAAAAGACCGCCTGACTGCAATACATAACCTGCTTTTGAAAAATAAATGCCGTTCCCACCTGGTATATTCCCATGAAAAATACCTGGATATTCTTCCTTACCGGGCATCAAAGGGAAAAGCCATCCGCTACCTGAGCTATAAATGGGAGATTCCCCTTAACAACTTCCTGGTTTGCGGAGATTCAGGCAATGATGAAGAAATGCTAAGGGGGGAACCTCTTGGGGTTGTTGTAGGCAATTTCAGTCCAGAACTTCAAAATTTAAAGGGTCATAGAAGGATTTATTTTGCAAACCAGAATTGTGCCCTCGGTATTCTGGAAGCTGTTAAAAAATATAACTTCCTGGAAAAAACAAAAAATTAAAAACCTGAAAAGAAAAAATTATCCTTCAAATCATTCATCTCCAAAATTATTTGCTCAAGCCTGGTTTCAAAATTTTTGAGTTTAATTTTTTACACATTTGTTGATACATGTACCGGTGTAGAGACAAGGCATGCCTTGTCTCTACAATTGTGTACGAATTTATGATTTTGTGTACTGCATCATCTTGTAATTTATATCAGGAGGAAATCATGAAATTTTTCAACACAGCAGGGCCGGTAAACTGCAAAGATCATTATTGCCTGCCTCCTTTAAAACGATTTAAACTTGAAGAATTATTAAATCTTATTGATGATAAAAAATACTTTGTCCTTCACGCTCCCAGGCAGACAGGAAAGACTTCCTGTCTTCTCAGGATACAGGCCAGACCTTTGCTCAAGGCACTCTTGATGTTGTCTGGGAACTTTCAGAAGGCCAGCCCTGGCTGGTAAATGCTTTGGCATATGAGGTCTGTTTCAAAATGAAAGCTAACCGTGACCACTCTGTAAAAGTCAGAGATGTTTCAAGGGACTGAAATTATTGTATGGGGCATGTAACTTATACGGGGTGCAAAAATTAAGCAAGGCGTTTTTTGTAAAAGGAGGAAATCATGAAATTCCCATATGGCATATGTGATTTCAGAAAAATCACCATGAAAAATTATTTTTACTGCGACCGGACAGACAGGATTCCCCTGCTGGAAAAAGGGGAATATTTATTATTTCTTAGACCCCGCAGATTCGGCAAAAGCCTTCTGCTTTCCATGCTGGCAAATTATTATGATGTTGCAAAAAAGCATGAATTTGAAGCCATGTTCGGGAAATTGAAGATCGGGAAAAATCCAACTGAATTGCGAAATAAATTTTTCATTCTACGCTGGGATTTTTCATGTGTTGATCCTTCAGGAAATGTTGAGGATATCAGAAAAGCTCTGCATGACCATATTAATTCCTGCATTAAAGATTTTGTGGTCTATTATGAAAAATTTTTATCTGTCAAAATTGAATTTGATCCTCAAAATGCTGTAAATTCAATCAAGTCTTTAATAACTTCAATCCGAAAGACCGACTACCCCATTTACCTTCTCATAGACGAATACGACAACTTCGCAAACCAGATCATGATGGGCATACGCCGGGAAAAACATGAGTTATATGATGCCTTGGTTCATGAAGAAGGCCCCCTGAGAACTCTTTTCAAAGCTGTAAAAGCATCGGCTTCGGAATCCGTATTTGACCGGATTTTCATTACCGGTGTTTCCCCTGTGGTCATGAGTGATATTACCAGCGGGTATAATATTGCAGAAAATATCTATCTCAGGTACCAGTTTAACGACATCTGCGGTTTTACAGATAATGAAATTGAACAGGCTCTTAAATCAATTGCAGGAGAATGTGAGCTTTCAGAAGATAAGATTACAGAAGCCCTGGAACTGATGAAAACCTATTATAATGGATATAAATTTTCAATAGATGCTGACAATTTTGTATATAATCCGACATTATCCACATATTTTCTTAAATACCTTTATGAAGACTGGAAATATCCGCGTCAGATGCTGGACGGCAACCTTGCAACTGATGAAGCAAAACTTGAATATATTTCACAGGCATTGTCAGGCAGGCAAATGCTTTTAGACCTGCTGCGTAAGGACAGAAAAACAGTTGTATCTGAAATAACAGACCGTTTCGGCATCAGGCAGATGCTTACTGACAAGAGTAAAAACCATGAATTTATGGCAGCCTTTTTGTATTATTTCGGAGTACTTACCATGAAAGAGGAAACCCCGGAGGGTAAAATCGTGCTGAAAATTCCCAACCTTGTGATCCGGGGACTTTATGCTGAACAAATATGTGAAATGCTGCTGCCTGAACCAGTGGAAAGAGATGATGGAAAATTTGCTGCTGAGAAATTATATCAAAAAGGTGATATGCAGCCCTTATGCGATTTTGTTGAGCAGCACTATTTCAAGGTTTTCAGCAACCGTGATTACAGGTGGGCCAATGAACTGACTGTAAAAACCGCATTTTTGACCCTGCTTTACAATGATATTTTATACATAATGGACACGGAAACCGAACTTGACCGAAGATATGCAGACCTGACAATGATAATCCGGCCTGACATGCGTAGGTTTACCATTTTAGATATTCTTATTGAATTCAAGTTTGTAAAGCTCAAGGATGCAGATATGAGCGGGGAGCAGGCCAGGAAATTGACACAGGAAGAACTGCAAAACATGCCCCTTATGCAGGCTCAGATGGAGGATGCAAAAATTCAGATTAAAGATTACGGGGATGTGCTTGATAAACGCTATGGGAATCTGCGGCTGAGGAAATATGCTGTTGTATCGCTTGGTTTTGAAAGGCTTTGGTGGGAGGAAGTAATCAGGAGGAAATCATGAAATTTTTCAACACAGCAGGGCCGGTAAACTGCAAAGATCATTATTGCCTGCCTCCTTTAAAACGATTTAAACTTGAAGAATTATTATTGCAAACCAGCTTTACAAAGAAGTTATTCCAAGAGAGCTTACTTTCAGCACACAGCTTACCATTTCACAGGAAACAGAATGGTATGTGGATAAATCGGGAAAACTTGACATGGAAAAACTCATGAGCGCTTTTCAGGACTTTTTCCGTGAACATTCCCAACACTGGGTTGAACGGTTTCAATATAAAGAGGCCGGGACCCAGCTTCTGCTCCAGGCATTTCTCCAGAGGATAGTCAACTCAGGGGGACGGGTTCACCGGGAATACGGTCTGGGCACTAAAAGAACGGATTTAATGTTGATATGGTTTTATGATGACAATGTTCAGAAAGTTGTAATAGAGCTGAAAATCCTTTATAAATCCCTGAAAAAGACTGTTAATGAAGGGCTTGAACAGACCTGGGAATATATGGATAAATGCGGAACCAAACAAGGCCATCTGGTGATTTTTGACAGGACAAAAAAATCATGGGATGAAAAGATATTCAGGAAAACAGAGAGTTTTAAAGATTCTGAAATTATTGTGTGGGGGATGTAGAGACAAGGCATGCCTTGTCTCTACGATTGATTGTTTACGGATTTATTATTTGGTGCAATGCGTCACCATAGGCCGTAACGCATCTTTTTTATATCGAAGTATATAACCCGGAGTCCGAAAATTATTTTTCGGAGAGTGCCAAAAATAATTTTGGCACTCCTTCCGGCTTTTGTTTTTTTATGGCTGAAATCTTTTTATCACAGCCATTCCTGCAATTATTGCTCCGAAAATCCTTATTACAAAAGGCATTGCAGCCGATTGTGATGCAGATATAAAGCACCAGCCTCCGCTTCCGCCGCCATCATCATTTTCTGTCTCCGGTTCTGCTGTTTCCGGTTCTGGTGTTTCCAGGTTTACCTTTGGATCGGAATCTGCTGTAAACTCTTCCAAATTTGTCATTCCGTCGCCGTCTGCATCTTCGTTTGCATCTGCCGGCTCATTCATGTCAAGACCATATTTGTTTTCCCAGTCGTCAGGCATTCCGTCTTTGTCTGCATCTTCTATTATAAAGCCTATTGAGGTCAGGTGGCTTATGTTAATTATTACCAGTCCGTCCTCACTTACTTCAAAGTAAACATCTGCTTTGACAAAGCCGTCTGTGCCGTCTCCTGTTTCATTTACCATTACGGAAAGCAGTCTTGAAGCATCTTCCATTGACTTGAGTACTTTAAAGGCTTCTGCTTCAGGGTTTAATTGAATTGGCAGATTCAATTTCGGTGCATTGGTGTTCCTGCCTGATCCGTCAGGATGACGGATTGGGTTGTAGCGTACAGGATAACCTTTGTATTTGCCGGTCGCAGCTTCAAAGGTGATTGTTACGCCTTCGGCTGGTGTATCGCTGAAATTGTAGGAACCGATCTTTAAGCGCAGCAGATCGCCGGGTACGAGTTTCATATCTTCCTGAATGTCCGGGTCTATGTCAAAGGTATCTGCATCCGGGTCATATCCCAGGTTATTTTGCTCTGCGTTGTCAATGAGCAGGTTTTCATATGGAATAGCCGGGATTTTAATTACAGCCGGTCTGTTTTTACCTTCTATATCTTTGATGGTGTAATTAAATTCAGATGGTACTGAAGGGTCAAATATTCTTTCCATCTGTGTAATTCTGTGCAGATTGCTTTGATATAATGCTTCAAAATCCTGCTGATCTTTTGGTGTGTCTGCAGCCTTGTCATCTGCTGTTGCGTAATCTGCCCAGGTTACATTGTAGATAAAGGGCAGATTGCTGCCGTCTGCATAAAAACGGAAGGAAATTTTATAGGTTACATCTCCCGGCAGGGGATCGTCTGTTCGGCGTTCTGTGAACAGGGTTCCCGGTTTCCAGTTATAGGTAAAAGGATTTTCAGCAGTTCCTGTTCCTGTGTATTCTTCAGGAATTATTAATTGCTCTCCTTCAGGGGTATCAATTTTCATTGTAAAACCATTGGCAAATTCGGAAATAACATGAAGCACAAAACCTTCATCCTGCATAAACCCTTCATCATTGAACATATGGCTTGCTTCATAGGTGTCGGGTATTTGCGGATTGGTGTTTTCTGCGTATTCAACACGGTTGTTTCTGTGGTCTCCATCATTGTCCGCAATTCCGTCAGACGGATTATCAGGGTTCAGGCCATGCTGATTTTCCCAGCCGTTTTCCATGCCATCTCCGTCTGAGTCTTCATCATCCGTATTTTTAGGTTCTTCCGGTTTGTCCAAATTATCCAGGGGATTTGTTCCTGCATTTATCTCTGTTAAATCAGTGAAACCGTCATTATCTGAATCTTCATTTTGCGGATTGGTTCCGGCTGAAAATTCCTGGATATTTGTCATGCCGTCTCCGTCAGGGTCGGTTCCTGCATCTGAAGAATCAGTTGGATCAAGATTGTTTTCTTTTTCCCATCCGTCAGTCATGCCATCAGCGTCTGTGTCAGCATCTTTCGGATTGGTCTGGCTTATAAATTCTTCCAGGTTGGTCAGGCCGTCTGTATCCGGGTCTTTGTCTGCATCTGAAGAATCAGTTGGATCAAGATTGTTTTCTTTTTCCCATCCGTCAGTCATGCCATCAGCGTCTGTGTCAGCATCTTTCGGATTGGTCTGGCTTATAAATTCTTCCAGGTTGGTCAGGCCGTCTGTATCCGGGTCTTTGTCTGCATCTGAAGAATCAGTTGGATCAAGATTGTTTTCTTTTTCCCATCCGTCAGTCATGCCATCAGCGTCTGTGTCAGCATCTTTCGGATTGGTCTGGCTTATAAATTCTTCCAGGTTGGTCAAACCGTCCTTGTCAGTATCTTCAGCAGCATCTGAGGGGTCATTGGGATTTAATCCATGCAGTACTTCCCACCACCCGGGGATACCGTCAGAGTCTTCAGGTTCTGGTTCTATTACAGGCACATCAGTTTTGTTAAATGCTGCTGTTACAGTTTCTGCTGCATTGAGTGTTACAATGCAGTTTCCGGTTCCTGTGCATCCTCCGCCTGTCCAGCCTGTGAAATTTGAGCCGGATTCGGGTACGGCGGTCAGGGTTATTTCTGTGCCTTGATCATAATCCTGGTTGCAGTCTGTACCGCAGTCTATTCCTGCGGGTTCGGAGCTTACTTTTCCAGTTCCTGTTCCGTCTTTGGTTAGGGTCAGGGTATGTTGCGGCACGGTTGTTATTTCAAATGTAGCTGTTACGGTTTCTGCTGCATTGAGTGTTACAATGCAGTTTCCGGTTCCTGTGCATCCTCCGCCTGTCCAGCCTGTGAAATTCGAGCCGGATTCGGGTACGGCGGTCAGGGTTATTTCTGTGCCTTGATCATAATCCTGGTTGCAGTCTGTACCGCAGTCTATTCCTGCGGGTTCGGAGCTTACTTTTCCAGTTCCTGTTCCGTCTTTGGTTAGGGTCAGGGTATGTTGCGGCACGGTTGTTATTTCAAATGTCGCTGTTACGGTTTCTGCTGCATTCATTGTTACAATGCAGTCCCCTGTTCCTGTGCATCCTCCGCCTGTCCAGCCTGTGAAATTTGAGCCGGATTCGGGTACGGCGGTCAGGGTTATTTCTGTACCTTGATCATAATTCTGGTTGCAGTCTGTACCGCAGTCTATTCCTGCGGGTTCGGAGCTTACTTTTCCAGTTCCTGTTCCGTCTTTGGTTAGGGTCAGGGTATGTTGCGGCACGGTTGTTATTTCAAATGTCGCTGTTACGGTTTCTGCTGCATTGAGTGTTACAATGCAGTTTCCGGTTCCTGTGCATCCTCCGCCTGTCCAGCCTGTGAAATTTGAGCCGGATTCGGGTACGGCGGTCAGGGTTATTTCTGTGCCTTGATCATAATCCTGGTCGCAGTCTGTACCGCAGTCTATTCCTGCGGGTTCAGAGCTTACTTTTCCAGTTCCTGTTCCGTCTTTGGTTAGGGTCAGGGTATGTTGCGGCACGGTTGTTATTTCAAATGTGGCTGTTACGGTTTCTGCTGCATTGAGTGTTACAATGCAGTTTCCGGTTCCTGTGCATCCTCCGCCTGTCCAGCCTGT from the Desulfonema limicola genome contains:
- a CDS encoding PfkB family carbohydrate kinase; translation: MILAIGEILYDIFPKYRCIGGAPFNFAYHLKNLGFDIHFISRTGRDEPGESILSYIENSGFDPGDIQIDNQHDTGRVIVKLDDKGIPNFNIIPDAAYDYIALDEKLLNLLNLGPDLIYFGSLIQRTKHGFNELHSILDKKHEKTRCFYDMNLRPGCYKPSIIRSSLEKADILKLNDDELATAGELLEIKQTGHDLVKEIMNIFNISTIALTLGARGSALYIDQNYYKAEPRKAKKIIDTVGAGDAYAAILAEGILRFRKPEILIDRAARLSAKICGIKGALPLENNFYEDFK
- a CDS encoding ATP-binding protein codes for the protein MMNYEDIEKLRSELLDTKKKLADYAMMHNMLNRISSIESESDVIKGIYEVFTILCAPAQLIYFPVVQGAFDQKEYLDKNFLHQEQEIQELINSDIDYVWADSQKGFFLKIKHINEPIGIIKIHEFTFPEYRHHYLNLALSITQVLGLAIDNSRKYNKLKQAKEEINKARKAADTANQAKSDFLANMSHELRTPLNGILGYAQILKMDGCLTSPQKSGIDVIERSGKHLLNLINEILDLSKIEARKMEINSSDFYLSVFLNSVVNMIKVHAEKKNIEFHADIAQDIPQTVRGDEKRLGQVLLNLLSNAVKFTHKGEVAFHVFKSGSRIFFKVSDSGIGIAQDDLENIFLPFKQVGRHARTIEGTGLGLSISRKLVRLMGGELNVQSEQDKGSVFSFDLELPEVSDPDEMRIIENRSITGFKGKKKKILVIDDLLENRSVLMGLLLPLGFEVVEAVNGRDGLDLAYEFMPDLVLIDLVMPVMDGFEAVRLMRKSNQLKNVKIIAVSASTSLSHQEIISKSNFDDFIRKPVDFDEVFKALETCLELEWIYGENICREPDCISDNLKLVLPGRSDLESIYQYTRNGDIMKIRQKIDEIQAKDVQYALFAKEMGKLALSFQIKEIREKIKGYLDTDHE
- a CDS encoding cobalamin B12-binding domain-containing protein; protein product: MDNINKILDKFEHSLLSVDRLAAAHLLTESLKENTPVDISDKIICPVLDRIGEKWEKGETALSQIYMSGIICEELVNSFFPDLDMSKDKSIPIGIVTFEDFHILGKQIVKSILKSGGFYVHDFGQGVYAEELIQKIRDNKIRILLISTLMLPSALHIKDLRSKMDNLGMDIKIAVGGAPFRFDTDLWKQIGADAVGMTAFEGLKIVKKMTKELQ
- a CDS encoding uroporphyrinogen decarboxylase family protein, whose translation is MNRNTMTPMQRVLTALSHKEPDRVPLFLLPTMHGAKELGISIKEYFSKPEYVAQGQLCLLEKYDNDCLSAFFYGSLEVEAWGAEVIYSDDGPPNSGQPFIRKISDIKNLEVPEIAETPCLIKVLETIKILKSKAADKVPIIGVAISPFSLPVMQLGFNRYIKLMYENHELFQQLMKINEKFCIKWANAQLQAGAAAICYFDPVSSSTITTRDMYLKTGFKIAKRTLAGIQGPAATHMASGRSISIINDIVKTGTAAIAVSCDEDIGQIKSMCKNKVSVMGNLNGIEMAGWTPETAEQKVKQVISRAAHGGGFILTDNHGEIPFQVKDEVLYAISNAVHKWGKYPIQNNFA